Within the Azospirillum brasilense genome, the region GTCGTCCTGCTCGACCGCCAGATCGAGACCCGGGACCCCGGCCTCTACATGACCGCCGTCACCTCCGACACGGTGCTGGAGGGCCGGGTCGCCGGCGAGTGGCTGGCCAAGCAGACCGGCGGCACCTGCAACGTGGTCGAACTCCAGGGCACCGTCGGCTCCTCCCCCGCCATCAACCGCAAGAAGGGCTTCGACGAGGTCGTCGCCAAGAATCCCGGCATGAAGATCGTCCGCACCCAGTCCGGCGATTTCACCCGCGCCAAGGGCAAGGAGGTGATGGAGAGCTTCATCAAGGCGGAGAACGGTGGCAAGGGCATCTGCGCGGTCTACGCCCACAACGACGACATGGCGGTCGGCGCCATCCAGGCGATCAAGGAGGCCGGGCTGAAGCCGGGCAAGGACATCCTGGTCGTGTCCATCGACGGCGTGCCCGACATCTTCAAGGCGATGGCCGACGGCGAGGCCAACGCGACCGTGGAACTGACGCCGAACATGGCCGGCCCGGCCTTCGACGCGCTGATCGCCTTCAAGAAGGATGGCAAGGCGCCGCCGAAGTGGATCCAGACGGAATCGGCGCT harbors:
- the ytfQ gene encoding galactofuranose ABC transporter, galactofuranose-binding protein YtfQ — protein: MSRTWLISAAAAAALLIGLGGAQAADGKLVVGFSQIGSESGWRAAETKTAKAEAEKRGIDLKISDAQQKQENQIKAVRSFVAQGVDAIFIAPVVATGWDSVLKEAKEAKIPVVLLDRQIETRDPGLYMTAVTSDTVLEGRVAGEWLAKQTGGTCNVVELQGTVGSSPAINRKKGFDEVVAKNPGMKIVRTQSGDFTRAKGKEVMESFIKAENGGKGICAVYAHNDDMAVGAIQAIKEAGLKPGKDILVVSIDGVPDIFKAMADGEANATVELTPNMAGPAFDALIAFKKDGKAPPKWIQTESALFTPDTAKAEYERRKDAY